In Podospora pseudopauciseta strain CBS 411.78 chromosome 2 map unlocalized CBS411.78m_2, whole genome shotgun sequence, the genomic stretch AGAAGCGCCGTTCATTACACGACGGGGATCACGAAAACGGATCCATATGTGGACATGTCAAAAATCAAGACCAACCCTTTACCAGGCTACGACGGTGTCATTCTCGATCCAAAGAACCCAGTGTCCCCCGCCGCGCCCAGAGACCCAGAACCGCTGATGCAATCAGTCGAGAAGTGGGCAAAGCGAGTCCCAATCATCGCGACAATAGTCGTCTTCGTCCCCGTTGCGCTCCTAGCTTTCTTCACCAACGCCGCCATCCAAACAGTCCGCTCGTCTCAGCGTGTAAAACTCCACGAGAGTGGAATGGCTGGTATCAAAATAGAAGGCTACAGAGTCAACCTCTGGATCAAGGAAATGCGCGAAGCTGTCGAGGACACCTACGAGAACATCAATAACTCGCAAACTCAACAATACTTGGGACTGtcggaggatgacgatgacaacAGCTCGGAAGATAGGCACCTGCTTTCGCTGGAGAGGAAACAGTCGCACCCGCATTTCCCTACGTTGGCGCTGGCACCGTATCAGTTTTCTGCTATTCAGGCGTTGGATAAGCTTGGGTGGAGAAAGTATCCGGTTTGGATACACAATGCGAGGCATAGTCATGCGGCGATCATTGTGAGGATGGATAAGaaggggtttgaggaggggtgggttgttTTGAGGCATTGGGCGAGGGATGAATTTTTGGCTTGAGTAGAGAATACCCAGGTGGAATTTTGAAttggtttttttgtttgggaTATTTAATGGTATAGAGAGCGGGAGTTTGAGAGGTAGTATTGTTTTAGCGATGCTTGGAGAAGGGTTGGATATATATTACTTCGAGATTCTTTTGTTGGGTATGTTTTTTATTGTCTCATACCCATCAGTAGAAACATGCTTCTGTTTTCTTGCATGCAAGCCTCTCAGCAATGAtcggggtggggggagggggtggaaggctGTTTGCgcaggaggttgttgggtttgttTACATGAGAGTGTTGTAAGTTGGCACAGATGCCGCTAAACTAAGAATAAATAATGATTAAACATGTAGTACAGTTTTGCTTGTGATGATGTTTGTCGAGGCTCAGATGGGGGCCTGATAATACAGAAGTCGATGCGATGAATCCTCGAGGAGTCGGGATGACGTTAATAATACAACAAGACGAACATCGGTCAGTCTCGGTTAGAGCACCTTTATAAGCATCTTTCTTATCTTGCAATAAAACGAACCGCTTTAGTAACCCACCACTAAAGGAATGAATCACGGCGTTATCCCTGAGAAGTTGTCTCCAGGAAGAAATCTGGCCCTCCTCCAATACCCCAAGCATGCATCCTCGGTCTCCTAAACATGCATCAGTCATGGTCCAGAGCCAGACATACGAAATAAGAGGTGGACCCGGGTTTTTCCATTTGGTTATTGCCATAAGTTAATCTGAGAGACAGAACCGGACAAACTAAGCTTTGGTGTGCCTAGGGGCGGGTGAGCGAGAGACAGAAAGAAGTTTTCATTGAAAATCCTCAACACCACTCCGCACTTCCCTAGGTAAGGTAACGCAGGGTGAATGTGTCTATGGGCAGGTTATCCTGTTTGCCGACCGGTTTATCATATCGAGCACATGCAACCGCAGGTGGTGGGAATGAAGCGCAAGTGGTGATGAAAGTTGGAGTTGCTCCACTTATCTTGAGAGTTTGATAAAGTCGACGTCAAGTTGGGATGAAGACGATATCGGTCTGAGTTTGGGGATAAAGGTGAAAAAatatggggaagggggatgatAAGTGAATATATGGGATGTTGCCCCCGAGGACGTCTCATGACTACCCTAACCCCCTTGACGTGGGTGGTCGCTTCCAAATTACTGACAAGACAAGGGAAGTACTTGGTTTGAGTTTTTTAAGGGTTATCCTAGTTCGAGAATATCAGTCTCTATAGCTAGAAATAATAGATTTGGAGGAATAGAGATTAAAGTAAATACTTGTAAAGATGAAAAGTGTTGAGAGGAGGGATTTTGATTTAGGGGGGTTATATACATTGCGACATCTTCTAGACAGGATCAACACGAAGTTCTCTATACCAAAAAGTGTCCCCGATTTGGATAATTAACGCAAGAGTGCAGGATTACTGAAGAGGATTGGCCAACATTTTGTTTTCTCTCACCATTCAGTCTCCCCCAGAATCACTCGATCAACTGGTCTTATCTTACATAGGTATCAATAAAAAAATCACTAGCTTATGCAGCTTGTGCGACGCTGGCCTGACCAGCGCAAACCACCTGCCGCATAGCATTGCGCTGTTGTCGCATCGAAATCGTGAACTCAACcccactcccccacccaGTAAGATTCCCGCTGTTGCAGATCGCCACGTGGGCTTGACGCTAGACCTCTCTGGTACTAGCGCCAGCAAACACTCCGAACCCAACAGCTTGGTGCAGATTTGCGCCACTTTTTCTGGGCCAATCAGAAAACATCCAAAAAGCACAAGAGCTCCCTCAATTTAACAACCTCAACGCGTCTCCAATTCACCATTGTGGCTGCAGCTTGTTCACGGCTTCAAACTTGgcaaccaaaccaccaccaccaccaccaccaccaccactaacaacaacaacaacaacaacagcaacaacaacaacaacagttGTAAACATGAGGACGTCGCGCGTTGCTAGGGAGACCGCACGGCTCTTTGAGACTGCGGCCTCGACTTCAACACCGCTCCGGCGTTCATCCAGAACCTCGACTTTGGCCGCGCGATTCTCTTACAATACCAACGCCAGCCCCGGCGCAGCTATGACAAAGGTCGAAGAAAGCGACGTCGAAGTCGACGATGACGTCAAACTATCCTTTGGCTCAGATATTGAAGATGCGATCACGACAACCAGAGCGGCCAAGCGCCAACGCACCGCGACCACAGCAGTCACCACACAAACCATAAACTCTTCGCCTCACCGGCGAACCACCAGAGTAAGGGCAGAGCGCACGGCTGTCAAATCTGAAGCCGGCTCCGATTCCGACtttctctcttccctctccgACAACGAGGACATCAAGACCGCCATCAAGGAAGAGTCCAAGCCCGTCGTGCCCCGCGGCCGCGCTCGAAAACCAGCCCGCCGAGTCACTTCCCCGTCCGGCACGACCACCATAACCCCACCTTCCGATTGGGAGGATGTTTACAACCTCGTCAAAGAGATGCGCATCAACGGCCCAGCCGCCAATGCCGCGGTTGATACAATGGGCTGTGAGCGCCTTGCCGACCCCTCCTCTACAGTCAAAGACCGCCGCTTTCACACACTTGTTGCGTTGATGCTTTCCTCCCAAACTAAGGATACCGTCAATGCTGAAGCGATGAAGCGTCTTCATACCGAACTCCCGCCGTTCGAGCCTGGTGCACCAGCTGGTTTGAACCTCAATAACATGCTCCACTGCCCCCCTGCCGTTCTGAACGAGCTCATTGGCAAAGTCGGCTttcacaacaacaagacaaaGTACCTACTTCAAACGGCGCAGATTTTGAAGGACAAGTTCAACGGGGATATCCCGCCTACgattgaggggttggtgtcACTGCCAGGTGTAGGGCCCAAGATGGCGCATTTGTGCATGAGTGCCGAGAATGGATGGAACAGAGTGGAGGGCATTGGTGTCGATGTTCACGTCCACCGGATCACTAACTACTGGGGGTGGAATGGACCTAAAGAGACCAAGACACCAGAGGAGACGAGAATGGCGCTGCAGAGCTGGTTGCCCAAGGACAAGTGGAAGGAGATCAactggttgttggttggacTAGGGCAGAGTGTCTGCTTGCCCGTTGGGAGAAGATGTGGAGACTGTGAGGTTGGATTGAAGGGGCTGTGCAAGGCGGCGGATAGGAAGAAGGTGAACgagggaaagaagagaagggagggggtaaagaaggaggaggagttggttgagaagattgagatcaagggggttgatgggggtggaACGGCGGCTAAGAGAGAGCAGCAAAGGGTGGTCAAAATGGAGGTTGTGGATGAGGGGATGCCCCCGCCGCCGAGCGATACCCAACCCGAGCCGACGCCACAACCTGATCCCGAGTCGAACGTTGCCATCCCCTCCGTCGAGCAGGACGTTaagcccatcatcaaggatgaagaggatgttGAGATGGCGCGCAGCGTGCCTGTCAAAACTGACGGCGATGATCTCGATGAGGACATGGtcaagaaagaggaggaggatgccgtcAGAATCGATCAGTCGAGCCATCAACCCGAGGACGTCGAAATGAGCGATAGCCCCGAGGTCAAAGTCGGGATCAAGCCCGAGTCCCGAAGACGCCGTCGTATCCCCGCTGCGATCCCCTCCCGAGGCCAATCTGAAGACCCCCCGTTGGAGGAATTCGATGCCGAAGTCAAGGCCGAGGTAAAGCCCGAACTCCTCACACGCCGAGTCCGCATCCCGGCTCACATACCTTCTAGCCACGAGCCCGAGGTCAAGGTCGAAGTCAAGACTGACTTTGACAGAAGAGTCCGCATTCCGGCTCGTGTTCCCGCTGGGAATGAGtgtgacgatgaggaggccgaggtcAAAACCGAGATTAAGCCTGAACCGTTTTCCCGACGAGCTCGCATCCCTGCCCATATCCCAGAGCGAGAATCATCGCCCGAGGTTAAAGTTGAGGTGAAGACGGAACCTACTCGAAGACGGTCTAGGATTCCGGCGCGTGTTTCTGGGAGAAgtgaggaggtgaagggcGAGCCGGATGTTAAAGAGGAGGATTCTTAGTATGAGTCTGACTATGACTTTCGGTTTGCCTCTAGCCCCGACTTGGACTctgatgaagatggggaTGAGCAAAAGCCGGTTATCAAAGATGAGGATCTCGGCTTCGATGACGATAAGCAAAAGTCAGTCATCAAGGATGAGGATTTCGACTCGGGCTACGTCTTTGCCGCTCACTTTGAAGAAGAGTTGCCCTCTGTCAAGGATGAGGACTCTGACTCGGGCTATGGATTTGACTcgcatgatgatgagatcaATTCAATTAAGGACGAAGACTCTGGTTTCGACGATGGTTTAGACCCGCTCTCTGATGAAGATGTGGTTTCCATCAAGGAAGACTGCGATTACAATTCTGATTTTGAGATTGGGGAGGTATTTAGAGCAGATGCCCTTGCGTCTGACCATGgttctgatgatgaggagattAAGGAGGAGGACTCTGACGATGAGATAATGGAGGAAGGCTCAGACTACGACGACCTAATGGATGCCTCGGACGACAGCGAGATAAAATCAGAAGactccgacgacgacgacgagattAAGGAGGAGGGATCCGGCCGCGAGATCAAGGCTGAGGActctgacgacgacgagataaaggaggaagagtctgacaacaacaacaccaacaataacaacaacaacggcaccaacaataacaacaacaacaacaccaacaataacaataacaacaacaacgacgccCCATCTATCAAGGATGAATACGACTGCAGCTCCGACTACGGAAACGAGCGGTCTTTCAGAGCGGATGCTCTTGCTTCCGACTACAGCTCTAGctctgacgaggaggatatcaagTCGGAGTATTCTTCTGACCACGGATTAGACCGAGAAGACGACCTCCTCGACGATCACATTGAAGACGATGGAAACCTCCCAAATCCACCCAACGCGACTGGCTCCCAGTCTAACCCTGCCGATGCCGAAGATGAACACGAACGTACCGTCTTTGAGAATTTAACTGCCAGCGAAGAAGAGGTTCATGAGTTACCCTTCTCATACCATGACCATCAGTTGACCGTGGCGGCCGCAGCCAGGGATCCTTACGATTTTCTCGGGTCTTTCCCAGGGTATCACGAGTTGGACGCGGCGACCTCGGTGAGGATTCGGGGAGACTTGCCCGGATTTCCGTTCTTGGACGGACATGGCGAGCGGCCTCTGTGTGCTGAGGATGACGGGTTGTGGGACGTGCTtgccggggaggaggatgactgGCGGTTTGAGCAGGATGGTTTTATGGGGGGTGATGTGCTTGATGACTCTGTTTGGGATGagtttggtggggaggatgaggtgttGAGGTATGAGGAGGAGTATTTGGGGGTGCAGATGGTTGGGGAGTTCGAGGGGGTTTatgttgaggatggggtcACGGATGCGTTTGGGCTGGGGTctgagggtggggagggggattttgaggatgaggaagatgagatTTAATGATTTGTTGTTTGCCAGTTTGTAATATACTGGGGCAGTCGTGATTTTAAGCGGTTGGGTGTATATCACGAAATACCAAACACAAACCTACTACCCTCGGCATATAAGAATGGGATACTGTAAATCAATGTCACCGATACTACCGTATCACACAGTTTCGCTTTTAGAAAATAGATTCCACATGCTAGTGATTATTCAAAACGGTAATGAACGTATCGATCTTGCCGAGTAGTCCTGGATATGGCTTACCCCCGGTATCCCCCAcccagcctcctccccctaTCTCTCTTCACCGAATCTGACCCGGCAGATAAACAACTCTGAGTTGCTGTTATTGTCGTTGTCTTGTCCGGACCCACCAACAACCGGTTTTTATTGTCACCAATCTCGTGTGCAAACAGATACCCGCAAAAACTGTTTACTGTCTGCGAACGCCATGCTTCGGCTTGCTGTGCGTGGATCCCGGGCAGCCAGCGAGACCTGACCTCCCGCTAACCATAACAGATGATCGAGCGTCTCCGCGATTTGACCATCGATTGAAGTGTGGCAAACGTCTTATGCCAACTAAGCAACTTGGGATGTCCCTTTTTGAAAGCTACCATGTTGGGATCATGGGTCTGAAATTTCATGCTGTTTGCGGTTGGTTGGGAAGGCTGGAAGGAAATGA encodes the following:
- the NTH1_1 gene encoding alpha,alpha-trehalase nth1 (EggNog:ENOG503NXI5; COG:L; BUSCO:EOG09263R4M), encoding MRTSRVARETARLFETAASTSTPLRRSSRTSTLAARFSYNTNASPGAAMTKVEESDVEVDDDVKLSFGSDIEDAITTTRAAKRQRTATTAVTTQTINSSPHRRTTRVRAERTAVKSEAGSDSDFLSSLSDNEDIKTAIKEESKPVVPRGRARKPARRVTSPSGTTTITPPSDWEDVYNLVKEMRINGPAANAAVDTMGCERLADPSSTVKDRRFHTLVALMLSSQTKDTVNAEAMKRLHTELPPFEPGAPAGLNLNNMLHCPPAVLNELIGKVGFHNNKTKYLLQTAQILKDKFNGDIPPTIEGLVSLPGVGPKMAHLCMSAENGWNRVEGIGVDVHVHRITNYWGWNGPKETKTPEETRMALQSWLPKDKWKEINWLLVGLGQSVCLPVGRRCGDCEVGLKGLCKAADRKKVNEGKKRREGVKKEEELVEKIEIKGVDGGGTAAKREQQRVVKMEVVDEGMPPPPSDTQPEPTPQPDPESNVAIPSVEQDVKPIIKDEEDVEMARSVPVKTDGDDLDEDMVKKEEEDAVRIDQSSHQPEDVEMSDSPEVKVGIKPESRRRRRIPAAIPSRGQSEDPPLEEFDAEVKAEPRARGQGRSQD
- a CDS encoding uncharacterized protein (COG:L; EggNog:ENOG503NXGU); this translates as MDEYSGGTPEADHLCVLVHGLWGNPNHMKNVAKALRDQFPPNKLRILVAKRNSGSFTYDGIELGGERVCLEIEEELALIKSKGGTIKKISIAGYSLGGLVARYAIGLLHARGVLDDLECKNFTAFASPFLGVRAPLRGWSDRIWNSLGARTLCMSGRQLFGIDEFRDTGKPLVAVLADPKSIFMAGLARFQRRTLYTNIVNDRSAVHYTTGITKTDPYVDMSKIKTNPLPGYDGVILDPKNPVSPAAPRDPEPLMQSVEKWAKRVPIIATIVVFVPVALLAFFTNAAIQTVRSSQRVKLHESGMAGIKIEGYRVNLWIKEMREAVEDTYENINNSQTQQYLGLSEDDDDNSSEDRHLLSLERKQSHPHFPTLALAPYQFSAIQALDKLGWRKYPVWIHNARHSHAAIIVRMDKKGFEEGWVVLRHWARDEFLA
- the NTH1_2 gene encoding alpha,alpha-trehalase nth1 (EggNog:ENOG503NXI5; COG:L) — encoded protein: MEEGSDYDDLMDASDDSEIKSEDSDDDDEIKEEGSGREIKAEDSDDDEIKEEESDNNNTNNNNNNGTNNNNNNNTNNNNNNNNDAPSIKDEYDCSSDYGNERSFRADALASDYSSSSDEEDIKSEYSSDHGLDREDDLLDDHIEDDGNLPNPPNATGSQSNPADAEDEHERTVFENLTASEEEVHELPFSYHDHQLTVAAAARDPYDFLGSFPGYHELDAATSVRIRGDLPGFPFLDGHGERPLCAEDDGLWDVLAGEEDDWRFEQDGFMGGDVLDDSVWDEFGGEDEVLRYEEEYLGVQMVGEFEGVYVEDGVTDAFGLGSEGGEGDFEDEEDEI